The genomic DNA GGGGGCTTAATGAAAAGTAACGACAATCTCAAGCCACATCTCTTTATTTTTGCGGGAGAGCCTAGTGGAGATTTGCATGGTGCTCACTTAGTGAAAGTTTTTAAGGAGCTATACCCTAGCTGTTGGTTCAGTGGAGTGGCTGGCCCTGCTTTGCGAGAAGAAGGGATTGTCAACATTATGCCTATGGAAAAATTTGCTGTCATGGGTTTCTCGGATGTCATTAAAGCTTTGCCTAGCCTTTATAAACAATTTTATTATATACGCGACTATGTGTTAAACACTCATCCTGAATTAGTAATTTTCATCGATTATCCAGGCTTTAATTTACGTATGGCTAAGGCTCTGCGCAAAGCAGGATATAAAGGTAAGCTCGTCCATTACATCTGCCCTTCTGTATGGGCTTGGGGCAAAAAGCGTATCCAACATATGGCTAAGACATTAGATATGCTATTAACCATTTATCCTTTTGAAAACGTAAGCTTTAAGCCTACCTCTCTTAAAGTCCAGTATGTGGGCAATCCCCTCCAAGAGTATATTTCCCAATACCTTTACGCCCCTTCTTGGAAAAGTCAATTTTGTTCACCCGAGCATTTGTTGATTTCCATCTTTCCCGGCAGCCGGGAAGCTGAAATCAAAAGTAATCTTTCCAAACAATTAGATGCGGCTCTCCTTTTTCAACAAGAAAATCCTTCCACAACTTTTGGCATCTCTTGTTCTAACGCATCCCTTAAGCCGCTTATTGAAAAAATCCTCAAGAAGCATCGCTTGCTTCATACCTTTATTGTGGATAAAGCCCACACCTACGATTTGATGCGTAATAGTCATAGTGCCATAGCCAAATCTGGGACAGTTACCCTTGAATTAGCACTGCATTGCTGTCCTACAGTGGTTGTTTATCAGCTTTCTAATCTTAATTGGCTAATTGCTAAATTTATAATTAAATTGAATTTACCTTACTACTGCATTGTTAATATACTCAGTGGCCAACGTCTATTTCCCGAGCTTATAGCAGAAGGCTTTACCCCTAAGAAGGTCGCAAAAGAGCTAGAAAACATTCATGCAGGCCCTTTAAGAGCGCGTTGCCTAGAAGGCTGCCAGCAAATTATTGAGCTTTTCCAAGGAGCCCCTGCCAGCCAGAATGCCGCGCATGCCATCCATTCTTTATTATCATGAAAGCTATTAAACGTTATTTTTCTCATTATTTAGTCCCTCGTGTACTTGCTTATGCTGGCAAAACTTTTTTAAAACTCTTACTGATGACTTGTCGCATTCAATTGGAAGGGCTGGAAGAATTTTGTAAACATGCTAAGCAGGGAAATTGTATTCTTATGCTTTGGCATAATCGCTTGATGTTGGTAGCGACTATTTTCCAAACCTATACTCCACAATTTAATTATACGGCCTTCATTAGCCAAAGTCGTGACGGAGAACCCTTAGCATTATTCGCGAATAGTTTTAAAAATGGACGTACTATCCGTGTTAAGCACAATGCCAAGCATGCAGCTTTGAAGGAAATGATCAACAGATTAAAAAATAGTTCAGATATAGTTTTAATTACTCCGGATGGCCCTCGCGGGCCACGTTATCAAGTCAAGCCCGGTCTTGCTTTAGCAGCTAAACAGACAGCTGCTACCGTATTTCCTTTCAGCTGGTCAGCTAAC from Neochlamydia sp. AcF84 includes the following:
- the lpxB gene encoding lipid-A-disaccharide synthase, producing the protein MKSNDNLKPHLFIFAGEPSGDLHGAHLVKVFKELYPSCWFSGVAGPALREEGIVNIMPMEKFAVMGFSDVIKALPSLYKQFYYIRDYVLNTHPELVIFIDYPGFNLRMAKALRKAGYKGKLVHYICPSVWAWGKKRIQHMAKTLDMLLTIYPFENVSFKPTSLKVQYVGNPLQEYISQYLYAPSWKSQFCSPEHLLISIFPGSREAEIKSNLSKQLDAALLFQQENPSTTFGISCSNASLKPLIEKILKKHRLLHTFIVDKAHTYDLMRNSHSAIAKSGTVTLELALHCCPTVVVYQLSNLNWLIAKFIIKLNLPYYCIVNILSGQRLFPELIAEGFTPKKVAKELENIHAGPLRARCLEGCQQIIELFQGAPASQNAAHAIHSLLS
- a CDS encoding lysophospholipid acyltransferase family protein, translating into MKAIKRYFSHYLVPRVLAYAGKTFLKLLLMTCRIQLEGLEEFCKHAKQGNCILMLWHNRLMLVATIFQTYTPQFNYTAFISQSRDGEPLALFANSFKNGRTIRVKHNAKHAALKEMINRLKNSSDIVLITPDGPRGPRYQVKPGLALAAKQTAATVFPFSWSANRLWQLKSWDKMMLPQPFSKIYMTIGSPISYPAHINLDHYSHMLENALIDTDQSAYLQFRNRPL